From Spirochaeta lutea, the proteins below share one genomic window:
- a CDS encoding lipid II:glycine glycyltransferase FemX, with protein sequence MRSRLSDTFGGWRGIIPGIEEQYRWFSRWACLEVFLCAGDDAGIGAGISEEGSGIGPGSSVDGSVRGPGVPGGGSVRKAGAPGEGDEPGACPDSFSGPNLLQSPLWARHKGRFGWSSRFLVCRWGCGVEHSLLVLVRSMPGGISIGYVPHGPAWSDIQGIIATYRKYLEYQPEEADPEAPGSGSEDSDTLAVRESEMGPGGRKEPDPSGQAAGETEAEFPRWIGLELRELLASESDIGSFILRDLGRAIRSLLPRGCMALRFDPDWPVRLAWGKGDDEKAVCPGLVKGEADIQPPQTIILNLEEDEDTIIARMKTKHRYNIRLSRRKGVVVRRTSAKKDLETWYELYRETALRDGITIHSRDYYTQLFELFSEAPGTGGIQHPGRGSVPGHPEAPGTGGIQRPGRGSAPGHPEAPGTGDSSGNTGTEPPEGKNPGIALYLAEHEGDVLAGIIVVFWNRRATYLYGASSNLKRNLMPAYALQWRAIQDAKAAGCDEYDLFGIPPSPDPEHPMYGLYQFKTGFKGEMVVYPGTWDRVYRPVVYALYRWAEVLRTRMVRLRKKR encoded by the coding sequence TTGCGGTCCAGATTATCGGATACCTTTGGAGGTTGGAGGGGAATTATCCCCGGGATTGAAGAGCAGTATCGTTGGTTTTCCCGGTGGGCATGCCTGGAGGTATTTCTTTGCGCCGGGGACGATGCCGGAATAGGCGCCGGAATCTCCGAAGAGGGCTCGGGAATAGGCCCCGGATCATCTGTAGACGGCTCTGTGAGGGGGCCTGGCGTCCCCGGGGGAGGCTCGGTGAGAAAAGCCGGAGCCCCCGGAGAGGGTGATGAGCCCGGTGCCTGCCCGGATTCGTTCTCAGGTCCGAACCTGCTTCAGAGTCCCCTATGGGCCCGGCACAAGGGCCGGTTCGGGTGGTCAAGCCGGTTTCTGGTATGCCGGTGGGGCTGCGGGGTGGAGCATTCTCTTCTCGTCCTGGTCCGGTCCATGCCCGGGGGAATCAGCATCGGTTACGTTCCCCATGGTCCCGCGTGGTCGGATATTCAAGGGATTATTGCTACCTACAGGAAATATCTCGAGTACCAGCCAGAGGAGGCGGACCCTGAGGCCCCAGGCAGCGGTTCTGAGGATTCCGATACCCTGGCAGTCCGAGAGTCGGAGATGGGTCCCGGAGGGCGGAAAGAACCGGATCCATCGGGCCAGGCAGCCGGAGAGACTGAAGCAGAATTTCCACGGTGGATAGGCCTGGAGCTGCGAGAGCTGTTAGCCAGTGAATCCGATATCGGCTCGTTCATTCTGAGAGATCTGGGTCGGGCGATCCGGTCCCTGCTGCCCCGGGGGTGTATGGCCCTGCGATTCGATCCGGATTGGCCCGTTCGTCTGGCCTGGGGAAAGGGCGACGATGAAAAGGCGGTATGCCCCGGCCTGGTAAAGGGTGAGGCCGATATCCAGCCCCCCCAGACGATCATCCTCAATCTGGAGGAGGATGAAGATACCATCATTGCCCGGATGAAGACCAAACACCGCTACAATATCCGTCTTTCCCGGCGCAAGGGGGTAGTGGTTCGCCGGACTTCTGCAAAAAAAGATCTGGAAACCTGGTATGAACTATACCGGGAAACTGCCCTGCGGGACGGGATCACCATCCATAGCAGGGACTACTATACCCAACTATTCGAGCTGTTCTCCGAGGCACCCGGCACCGGGGGTATCCAGCACCCGGGTAGGGGATCGGTCCCTGGGCATCCCGAGGCGCCCGGCACCGGGGGTATCCAGCGCCCAGGTAGGGGATCGGCCCCTGGGCATCCCGAGGCACCCGGCACCGGGGATTCTTCCGGGAATACCGGGACCGAACCACCGGAAGGCAAAAACCCGGGTATCGCCCTGTATCTTGCTGAGCATGAGGGTGATGTGCTGGCGGGCATTATTGTGGTGTTCTGGAACCGGAGGGCCACCTACCTGTATGGAGCAAGCAGCAATCTGAAGCGGAATCTTATGCCTGCCTACGCCCTGCAATGGCGGGCGATTCAGGATGCAAAGGCGGCAGGATGCGATGAGTACGACCTCTTCGGGATACCTCCGAGTCCGGACCCAGAACATCCCATGTACGGTCTCTACCAGTTTAAAACCGGATTCAAAGGGGAGATGGTGGTGTATCCCGGAACCTGGGACCGGGTGTACCGGCCGGTGGTGTATGCCCTCTACCGGTGGGCGGAGGTATTACGAACCAGGATGGTCCGGCTTCGCAAAAAGCGATAA
- the metG gene encoding methionine--tRNA ligase, with product MKKRLVTSALPYVNNIPHLGNLIQVLSADVFARYCRQMGYETLYVCGTDEYGTATETKAREEGVSPRELCDRYHTVHRDIYSWFNIQFDHFGRTSTEYQTRIVQDIFSKVYQAGYINQHTIKQLYSEASDMFLADRYVRGTCPHCGYQDARGDQCEDCGKLLDPSELIEPKSILDNTTPVLRETTHLYLDLPKVLPLLQEWMGKASVEGQWARNAIQMTQAWIRDGLKERAITRDLKWGIPVPLEGFEDKVFYVWFDAPIGYVSITAELTDQWQQWWKNPKEVELFQFIGKDNIPFHTVIFPSSLLATGEEWTMLHHMSSSEYLNYESGKFSKSKGIGVFGNDVQDTGIPADVWRFYIFYNRPETSDYVFTWKDFQDKVNKELIGNLANLVNRTLSFQKRFFGGQVDSVDLDDPENRKFWDTIKSHKETIEKHLEWAELRDGLRAIFDLADFGNKVFQENEPWKLRTNDPDRARRIMANLVYLVRDLAIFIRPYLPETSQRISGFLGCPTEDWHEAGLPRGITLLGEAEILFKQLDDDQISGLRERFSGSQAERAARDAKTAEKSSHAPGDAVALQSPKNKKKQKGKPMTDSTDTQEQPKKLTKAEKIALEDKDLTLDQRFTKRVDLRVAVITGVEQHPEADKLYIETLDDGSGQERTIVSGLVPHYTVDELLGKHIILVSNLKAAKLRGVKSHGMLLAASRPEGEGEVVSVIEAPWAEPGTRVVVSTQDGEPGDELTQIDIDTFFDIPLEARDGVVTVGGKGLAAAGRTLASPVVPQGRIG from the coding sequence ATGAAGAAACGATTGGTTACCTCCGCCTTACCCTATGTGAATAATATTCCCCACCTGGGGAACCTCATTCAAGTGCTTTCCGCTGATGTATTTGCCCGGTACTGCCGGCAAATGGGTTATGAAACCCTTTATGTCTGCGGGACCGATGAATATGGAACCGCCACCGAGACCAAGGCCCGGGAGGAGGGTGTAAGCCCCAGGGAGCTTTGCGACCGCTACCATACCGTTCACCGGGATATTTATTCCTGGTTCAACATCCAGTTTGATCATTTTGGCAGGACGAGTACAGAATACCAGACCCGGATCGTCCAGGATATATTCTCCAAGGTGTATCAGGCAGGGTATATCAACCAACACACCATTAAACAGCTGTACTCCGAAGCCTCGGATATGTTCCTGGCAGACCGGTATGTCCGGGGAACCTGCCCCCACTGCGGATATCAGGATGCCCGGGGCGACCAGTGTGAGGATTGTGGGAAATTGCTGGACCCTTCGGAGCTCATCGAGCCCAAGAGCATCTTGGATAACACCACCCCGGTTCTCCGGGAGACGACCCATTTGTACCTGGATCTTCCCAAGGTGCTGCCCCTCTTACAAGAATGGATGGGCAAGGCCTCCGTGGAGGGACAGTGGGCACGGAACGCAATTCAAATGACCCAGGCATGGATCCGCGACGGATTAAAGGAGCGGGCCATTACCCGGGATCTAAAATGGGGAATTCCAGTACCCTTGGAGGGATTTGAGGATAAGGTCTTCTATGTATGGTTTGACGCCCCCATCGGGTACGTGTCAATTACCGCAGAGTTGACCGATCAGTGGCAGCAGTGGTGGAAGAACCCCAAGGAGGTGGAGCTCTTTCAATTCATAGGGAAGGATAACATCCCCTTTCATACGGTTATTTTCCCCTCTAGCCTGCTGGCCACCGGGGAAGAATGGACCATGCTTCATCACATGTCCAGCTCCGAATATCTGAACTACGAAAGCGGAAAATTCTCCAAGAGCAAGGGAATCGGGGTGTTTGGGAACGATGTCCAGGATACCGGTATTCCCGCAGATGTATGGCGGTTTTATATCTTCTACAACCGTCCCGAAACCAGCGACTATGTATTTACCTGGAAAGATTTCCAGGACAAGGTAAACAAGGAACTGATCGGTAACCTGGCAAACCTGGTAAATAGGACCCTGAGTTTTCAAAAGCGGTTCTTCGGAGGTCAGGTTGATTCTGTAGATTTGGATGATCCGGAAAACCGCAAGTTCTGGGATACCATTAAGAGCCATAAGGAGACCATCGAGAAGCATCTGGAGTGGGCGGAGCTCCGGGACGGTCTGCGGGCTATTTTCGATCTTGCGGACTTCGGGAACAAGGTGTTCCAGGAGAATGAGCCCTGGAAGCTGCGTACTAACGATCCTGACCGCGCCCGGCGTATCATGGCGAACCTGGTGTACTTGGTTCGGGATCTGGCAATCTTCATCCGGCCCTATTTGCCGGAGACAAGCCAGCGGATCAGCGGATTCCTGGGATGCCCCACCGAGGATTGGCACGAGGCCGGTCTGCCCCGGGGTATCACCCTTCTGGGGGAGGCGGAGATCCTCTTTAAGCAGCTGGATGACGATCAGATCTCCGGGTTACGCGAGCGCTTCAGCGGTTCCCAGGCTGAGCGGGCTGCCCGGGACGCCAAGACTGCTGAGAAGTCCTCCCATGCCCCAGGGGATGCAGTGGCATTACAATCACCTAAGAATAAAAAAAAGCAGAAGGGAAAACCCATGACAGATTCTACAGACACCCAGGAGCAGCCGAAGAAGTTAACCAAGGCGGAGAAGATTGCCCTGGAGGATAAGGACCTGACCCTGGATCAGCGCTTCACCAAGCGTGTTGACCTCAGAGTGGCGGTGATAACCGGAGTTGAGCAGCATCCGGAAGCGGACAAGCTGTACATCGAGACCCTGGATGACGGCAGCGGCCAGGAACGGACCATTGTATCCGGTCTGGTTCCCCACTACACCGTGGATGAGCTTCTGGGGAAGCATATCATCCTGGTTTCTAATCTGAAGGCTGCCAAACTCCGGGGGGTTAAGAGCCACGGAATGCTGTTGGCTGCCAGCCGTCCCGAGGGTGAGGGCGAGGTAGTGAGTGTTATCGAGGCACCCTGGGCGGAGCCGGGCACCCGGGTTGTGGTTTCCACCCAGGACGGGGAGCCCGGGGATGAGCTTACCCAGATAGATATTGATACCTTTTTCGATATTCCCCTGGAGGCCCGGGACGGTGTGGTAACCGTAGGGGGCAAGGGACTCGCAGCTGCTGGCAGGACCCTAGCATCTCCGGTGGTTCCCCAGGGAAGAATAGGATAA
- the hflK gene encoding FtsH protease activity modulator HflK translates to MSDNVKNMFPQGMPKISPKLIILVIVVVLIAGVAMTSFFVVDQTEEAVVLRLGRYNRTVGPGLQWKWPLGLEKNLNVETQIIKNMEFGFRRTTGVSTSRDFVEESIMLTGDLNIVDVEWIIQYRISDPYQWLFNLEDQERTIRDISQSVLNQLVGDRAILNILGSSREEIEIGSQDLLNQYFENYGLGVNVTAVRLQNIVPPVGRVQDAFEDVNKAIQDMNRLINEGREAINREIPRARGQAQQEIQIAQGYATERINRAQGDVARFNAVLEEYEDDPETTRDRLYYEAMEEVFSGQEGIRLIDRNLDNVLPLFNLNNQGGVQ, encoded by the coding sequence ATGTCGGATAACGTCAAAAACATGTTTCCCCAGGGTATGCCGAAAATCAGCCCCAAACTAATCATTCTGGTAATTGTAGTCGTCCTGATAGCGGGCGTCGCAATGACAAGTTTTTTTGTCGTCGACCAGACTGAAGAGGCTGTGGTACTACGCTTGGGAAGATACAACCGAACCGTCGGACCGGGGCTTCAGTGGAAGTGGCCCCTGGGATTGGAAAAAAATCTCAATGTGGAGACCCAGATCATTAAGAATATGGAATTCGGATTCCGCAGAACCACAGGGGTATCAACTTCCAGGGACTTCGTTGAAGAATCTATAATGTTGACGGGTGACCTAAATATCGTGGATGTAGAATGGATCATCCAGTACCGGATATCTGACCCCTATCAATGGTTATTCAACCTGGAGGATCAGGAGCGTACTATCCGGGATATCAGCCAATCGGTCTTGAATCAGTTGGTAGGCGACAGAGCCATTCTCAATATTTTAGGTAGCTCCCGGGAAGAAATTGAAATCGGGAGTCAGGATTTATTGAATCAGTATTTCGAAAATTACGGTTTAGGCGTGAATGTCACCGCTGTTAGACTGCAAAATATTGTGCCACCCGTTGGCCGGGTCCAGGACGCGTTTGAAGATGTGAACAAAGCAATCCAGGATATGAACCGGTTGATAAACGAGGGAAGAGAGGCCATTAACCGGGAAATCCCCAGAGCACGAGGCCAGGCTCAACAGGAAATTCAGATTGCCCAGGGGTACGCAACCGAACGTATCAACCGGGCGCAGGGGGATGTGGCGCGTTTTAATGCCGTTCTGGAAGAGTATGAGGATGATCCGGAAACCACCCGGGATCGCTTGTATTACGAAGCAATGGAAGAGGTCTTCTCCGGCCAGGAGGGAATTCGGCTCATAGACCGAAATCTGGATAATGTTCTACCTCTCTTCAACCTCAATAACCAGGGAGGCGTCCAATGA
- the hflC gene encoding protease modulator HflC — protein MKKTLIVLGVLVVLVVIILLAGPFYIVHEGEQAVVVRLGRIVDVETEAGLKFKTPFIDNVVTYSAKILSWDGDAKRMPTAEQQFIWVDTTARWRIEDPRKFYTTINTMNAAANRLDGIIDSAVRTIISRNSIEEAVRNSNIINEVTVIDEITQSTGQDIDEAEIEENLDLISEDETQKTVEIGRLALSNRMLEAAQATVDDFGIELIDVVIRQIRYSDDLTESVYERMITERNRIAQFYRALGEGQKQRLLGELENQKRSILSEAYRQAEEIKGSADAQAAQIYSQSYSQNTGFFNFWRSIESYRRTIPGFEKVLSTELDYFQYLDSPQGR, from the coding sequence ATGAAAAAGACACTTATAGTTCTTGGCGTACTTGTGGTCCTGGTAGTAATCATATTATTAGCCGGTCCCTTTTATATTGTTCATGAGGGTGAGCAAGCTGTTGTAGTAAGACTCGGTCGTATCGTTGATGTTGAGACCGAAGCGGGGCTTAAATTCAAGACGCCCTTTATAGATAATGTGGTTACCTACTCAGCGAAAATTTTATCCTGGGATGGGGATGCAAAGCGTATGCCCACTGCTGAGCAGCAATTCATATGGGTTGATACCACAGCTCGCTGGCGGATTGAGGATCCACGAAAATTCTACACCACCATCAATACCATGAATGCTGCCGCAAACCGTCTGGATGGGATCATTGACAGTGCTGTACGAACAATAATTTCTAGAAACAGCATTGAGGAGGCTGTTAGAAACTCCAATATCATCAACGAAGTAACCGTCATTGATGAAATAACCCAGTCCACTGGACAGGATATTGACGAGGCAGAGATTGAGGAAAACCTTGACCTAATAAGCGAGGATGAGACCCAAAAGACTGTAGAAATAGGCCGGCTCGCCCTCTCCAACCGCATGCTGGAAGCAGCCCAAGCCACCGTTGACGACTTCGGCATCGAGCTCATCGACGTGGTTATCCGGCAAATCCGGTACAGCGACGACCTGACGGAATCGGTGTACGAACGGATGATTACCGAACGGAATCGTATCGCCCAGTTTTACCGCGCCTTGGGCGAAGGTCAGAAACAGCGACTGTTAGGGGAACTGGAAAACCAAAAGCGGAGTATCCTGTCCGAGGCCTATCGCCAGGCTGAGGAAATCAAGGGTAGCGCTGATGCCCAGGCGGCTCAGATTTACTCCCAATCCTACAGTCAGAATACAGGGTTCTTTAACTTCTGGCGGAGTATCGAAAGTTACCGGCGGACCATCCCCGGCTTTGAGAAGGTGCTCTCCACCGAGCTGGATTATTTCCAGTACCTGGATAGCCCTCAAGGAAGATAG
- a CDS encoding DNA adenine methylase translates to MKATPLESSYLTNQLPAYIGNKRRLLPFLEEVFSQLLSELHSSRPRPSTPGSGKLPPLRFLDPFAGTGSVARLAKMMGMAVYANDWEPYAQVLCRAYLYYDADHKADHEPEFSRIREHINQLYTQESGKQYASQRDQPGYIQRWFAPFDTQNPRIGRERLFYTQENARYLDAARQYILTRIPGNDSLTQDLLLALLLYEAATHANTSGLFKAYHRGFGGLGRDALSRIMSPMELEDPVLINRPETRGLHVVTGVDAVAAAEQAGRVDIAYLDPPYNIHQYGSNYFMLNSIVLWDQPPAPLTLDARGELIQKAGIRGDWIATRSDYCSRPRAYQAMHRLLEALDCRFIVLSYNTEGVIPQDTLLGLLSRYGSVQTAVQPYTTYRGGRQSPRRSVNNHELVLVVDTQGKTGRVQVAGLEDLARRRRVDRIVRAVFDPEQIRSRGIDTWLAERKIIMPGQCAFQHPRIAAQVLLEDETADPVIALLESLLVEDYRTRVELIFTVLQGFETSTAPVPKSHQTKLHKLLVASLRKFAFKKYREDYLSWYDRLHEACGLSQSTLPSSRGFRGLGERLEALDRRVRSRL, encoded by the coding sequence GTGAAGGCAACCCCGTTAGAATCATCCTACCTCACCAATCAGCTTCCGGCCTACATCGGTAACAAACGCCGGCTGCTGCCCTTTTTGGAAGAGGTGTTTTCCCAGCTACTCTCGGAGCTGCACTCCTCCCGGCCACGTCCTTCTACCCCTGGTTCCGGGAAGCTTCCTCCCCTTCGGTTTCTGGATCCCTTCGCCGGAACCGGATCGGTAGCACGGTTAGCGAAAATGATGGGGATGGCGGTTTATGCCAACGATTGGGAGCCCTACGCGCAGGTTCTCTGCCGGGCATACCTGTACTACGATGCCGATCATAAGGCAGACCACGAACCGGAATTCAGCCGCATCCGGGAACATATTAATCAGTTATACACCCAAGAATCGGGTAAACAATATGCCTCACAGCGTGACCAACCAGGATACATTCAGCGGTGGTTTGCACCCTTTGACACCCAGAATCCCCGGATAGGCAGGGAACGGTTATTCTACACCCAGGAGAACGCCCGGTACCTGGATGCAGCCAGGCAGTATATATTGACCAGGATTCCTGGTAACGACTCCTTGACCCAGGATTTGTTACTCGCACTGCTGCTCTACGAGGCAGCCACCCACGCGAACACCTCGGGGTTATTTAAGGCCTACCACCGGGGATTCGGCGGCCTGGGCAGGGATGCCCTTTCCCGGATCATGTCCCCTATGGAACTGGAGGATCCGGTACTGATCAACCGCCCGGAGACCCGGGGGCTGCACGTGGTTACCGGGGTTGATGCCGTGGCAGCCGCCGAACAGGCTGGCAGGGTAGATATTGCCTACCTGGATCCGCCATATAACATCCACCAGTACGGCTCCAACTACTTCATGCTGAACAGTATCGTCCTCTGGGACCAGCCCCCGGCACCCCTGACCCTGGATGCTCGGGGAGAATTGATTCAGAAGGCGGGGATCCGGGGTGATTGGATCGCTACCCGGTCGGATTACTGTTCACGTCCCCGGGCCTACCAGGCCATGCACCGTCTATTGGAAGCCCTGGACTGCCGGTTCATCGTTCTCAGCTACAATACCGAGGGGGTCATCCCCCAGGATACCCTCCTGGGGCTGCTTTCTCGGTACGGCTCAGTGCAAACCGCCGTTCAGCCCTACACAACCTACCGGGGCGGACGGCAGAGCCCCCGGCGCTCGGTGAACAACCATGAGCTCGTTCTTGTAGTAGACACCCAGGGTAAAACCGGCCGGGTACAGGTGGCAGGCTTGGAGGATCTTGCCCGCCGCAGGAGGGTAGATCGGATTGTACGGGCGGTGTTTGATCCTGAGCAGATCCGTAGCCGCGGTATTGATACCTGGCTGGCTGAGCGGAAGATCATCATGCCGGGACAATGCGCATTTCAGCATCCCCGGATTGCCGCCCAGGTGCTTTTGGAGGACGAAACTGCAGATCCGGTAATCGCGCTGCTCGAGTCCCTCCTGGTGGAAGACTACCGTACCCGGGTCGAACTCATTTTTACGGTTCTCCAGGGTTTCGAAACATCGACGGCTCCCGTGCCAAAATCCCACCAAACGAAACTCCACAAGCTGCTGGTGGCCAGCTTACGGAAGTTTGCCTTCAAGAAATATCGGGAGGACTACCTCTCCTGGTATGACAGGCTTCATGAGGCCTGTGGGTTGTCCCAATCCACTTTGCCTTCTTCAAGGGGATTTCGCGGCTTGGGTGAACGTCTGGAGGCCTTGGATCGAAGGGTGCGCTCCCGGCTCTAG